The stretch of DNA CACCGCTCGATCCACGGGTTCCGGGTCAATAATATGCGAGCTCCGGGGCAGCTCTGCGATAACCTGAAGATCGCTCCACAGGCCAAGTGAAAGACCCGCGAGATATGCGGCCCCCAAAGCCGAGGCCTCGGGTGCTTCGCATTGGATCACGGGATGTTCGATGAGGTTCGAGACACATTGCATCAGGAAGCGGTTTTGGCTCGGTCCGCCGTCTACATAGAGCGCCCCGAGCTCGCCGCCGCTTTGTGCTCGCATGGCGGCGATCACGTCGTGCACCTGGAAGGCGATCGAGTCGGTTACCGACCGCGCCATTTGCGCACGTGTCGTATTGAAGTTGATCTGGGAGAACAGGGCACGGGCGTCGGAGTTCCAATAGGGTGCGCCCAGTCCCACGAATGCTGGCACGAAGCCCGGTCCGCCTGGTTCGGCGCTCGCTGCAAGTTCGACAAGGGCCGCCACGTCCGAAAGGCCGAGAATGCCTGCCATCCAGGGGAGACTGGCGGCGCAAACCAAAATATTGCCTTCGAAAGCGAAAGTCGGCTTTCCATTGAGACGCCATGCGACGGTCGTTGTGACGCCGTTGCGTGGAGGAATAAATCGCGGAAGCGTCGTCATCACCGACGAGCCGGTTCCGAAGGTTACCTTGCCATCACCCGGCTTGAATGCTCCATGACTGAACAGCGCAGCATGACTGTCTCCGACCACGGCCATGATCGGAGTTCCATCCGGCACGCCTGGCGACCCTTGAGTCCTGCCGAAGTCGGCAGAGCTGTCGAGTACCTCGGGGAGAAGCGCGATATCCACGCCGAAAATCTCGCCAAGTTCCTCGCTCCATCTCTGCTCCTGGAGATCGAACAACTGGCTCCTTGCGGCATTGGAAGCATCGCAGGCATGCCGGCGCCCGCCTGTCAGGCAGTGGACGAGCCAACTGTCGACCGTTCCCAGCCGCACCGATCGCCCGGCCGGAATACGGTCGAGCAGCCATCGGAATTTCGAACCCGGGAACATCGGATCCAGCGGCAGGCCCGTGAGCGCCTGCACACGGTCAAGGTGGCCTTCGGCAATGAGACGTTCGCAATCCTGTGCCGTTCGACGGCACTGCCAGCTTACCACCGGCCCAAGTGCTTCTCCCGTTTCGGCGTCCCAAGCAGTGACTGACTCGCGCTGATTGGAAATCGCCACGGCCTCGACAGCCACGTCGGGGGTGGCCTTCAGGCAGGCGTCGATCGCCTCGCAGACGGATGCGTAGAGCCGGTGTGGATCTTGTTCGACCCAGCCGGGTTTCGGATAGGTGATGCCGACTGGAGCCGAACCTCTGCCAACAATTTCTCCCTTTTCGGAAACCAGAACTGCCTTTGAATTGGTGGTTCCCTGGTCAATTGCCAGAATTGCCCGCATTCTATCCTCCCCAGATCAGACGGCAGCCGGGACGACAAAAAGCGTCCGGGCTGATCACGTCATCCCACTTACTTGCGCCTGATCAGCGACTGCGCGGCGTCGGCGATTGCGGACGGCGCCATCCCGAATTCGTCGAGCAGGAACTCTGCCGAACCGGTCGGAGCGTAGACGCCGGGAACGCCGAGACGTTTCATCGGGACCGGAGCATTGTCGACCACCACTTCGGCGACCGCGGAACCGAGCCCGCCAAAAATTGAATGCTCTTCGGCTGTGACGATCGCTCCGGTTTCCTTCGCCGCGGCGATGATTGCCTCCTCGTCGATCGGACGAACCGTTGCAAGGTTGAGCACTCTGGCGTTGATGCCGCGTTCTGCGAGGATCTCGGCAGCCTTTAAGATTCGATGAGTCAAAGTGCCGTTTGCGATAAGGGTGACGTCGGAACCCTGGCGAAGGAGGTTTGCCTTGCCAAGTTCGAACTTGTGACCCTCCGGAAGGAGATCAGGCACACCTACGCGAGACAGACGCAGGAAACAGGGGCCGTTATAGGCCGCGGCCCACTCAACCGCAGCAGCTGTTTCGATGCGGTCACAAGGCGCAATGACCGGAAGATTAGGCAGAACCCGCGTCCAGGCGAAGTCTTCGATCGAGTGATGGGTCGGGCCGAGTTCGCCATACGCCATTCCGGAAGAAATGCCGACCAGCTTGACGTTGGCATTCGAATACGAAATATCGGCCTTGATCTGCTCCAGCGACCGTCCCGTTAGAAACGGAGCGGCGGCGCACACGAACGGAAGGCGTCCGCCATTGGCGAGGCCTGCTGCAACCCCCACCATGTTCTGCTCGGCGATGCCGACATTGACGAGGCGCTCTCCAAATTTCGCCTTGAAGCCGCCGAGCTTGGAGGAGCCCACGGAGTCGTTGCAGACGGCAACGATCGTTTCGTTTTCGGCTGCCAGCCGCTCAAGCGTGGTGGCGAATGCGTCGCGGCAATCGTAGAGCTTGGGTGCGTTTATTGGCGCGTTCATCACAGTGCCTCCGACAATTCTGCCAATGCGATTTCGTATTGTTCCTTGCTCGGTACCTTGTGGTGCCAGTCGACTCGGTCTTGCATGAACGAGATTCCATGCCCCTTATTGGTGTGGGCCACGATGCAATGCGGTCTCGATACCCGGTGTTCGAGGGCTGAAACGACTTCGCTCATGTTGTTCCCATTGATCTCGGTGACTTCCCAATCGAAAGCTTCAAGCTTCGGACGAAGCGGGGCGAGATCGTTGGTTTCCGCCAGGGCGGCGCCCTGCTGGAACCTGTTGTGGTCGATCACCAGCGTCAGGTTATCGAGCTTGAACTGCGCGGCCGCCATGATCGCTTCCCAGTTGGAACCCTCCTGCATCTCACCGTCGCCGGTGACGACATAGGTGTGATATTTCGCGCCTGAGAGCTTGGCGGCTTTTGCCATTCCTATTGCGACTGGAAGACCGTGGCCGAGCGGCCCGGTATTCGTTTCGACGCCAGGAACCTTGTTGCAATTTGGATGTCCGTTCAGCCTCGAATGCGGCTGCAAGAAGGTGGAAATCTCTTCCTCCGGGATGAAGCCGCGTTTTGCGAGCGTCACATACAGAGCGCACGCAGTATGTCCCTTCGAAAGAACGAACCTGTCGCGGTCAGGGTGCGTCGGCTGGTCGGGCCAAACATTCAGCACACGAAAATAGAGGGCAGTCAAAATGTCGATGACCGACATTTCCCCGCCGATATGGCCGGCGCCCGCTTCAAAGACCGCCCGGAGATCGCGCAATCGGATCTCGCGAGCGACCCGCTCGAGTTCTGTCGTATTCATGGATTCCTCTCATGCATAAATATTCAGTTATCAATATTTTTGCACAAGACACCGATTAGTCAAGTCCTTTAAGTGCTACACCAACAGTTGCAAGTCTAGAAATCCTGTTGACAGCCGGAAAGCAACTTGTTAATGAATTTTCCAGCATCAGTGAATATTTATTCGTAGCATGCAATCAGCCTAGGCATAGGGAGGAACAATGGTGGCGCTCGATATCAATGAACACGGGCTTTCGTCCGGCGCCTGGTTGAGCAAGCTCAAGGGAGCCACCGGCCCGCTCGTGGGGCTGCTCTTGCTTTGCGTCTTCCTGAGCCTCAGCACCGACACGTTTCTTTCGGTTCGGAACGGTCTCAACATCCTCGATCAGATCACTGTCCTCGGCATCATGGCTGTCGGAATGACCTTTGTCATTCTGATCGGCGGCATCGATCTCTCCGTCGGCTCGGCACTGGCTCTTGCGATGATGGTCATGGGCTGGACTGCGAATGTCGCCGGCCTACCGCTGCCGGTCGGGATCGTTTTTGCTCTGGTCGCATCGGGCATTTCGGGCCTGATCGTCGGACTTCTGGTGACGCAGTTCAGGGTTCCAGCCTTTATTGCCACTCTTGCGATGATGTCCGCGGCTCGCGGCGTCGCAAATATGATCACGGACGGCCAGCAGATCGTCGGATTCCCCGACTGGTTCATGATGCTGGCAATCGATCGCCATTTCGGCGTGTTGACAGCCACTGTGTTTCTCATGCTTGCGGTTGTTCTTGCGGCCTGGCTTTTCCTGCACTTCCGGTCCGAAGGTCGCATGCTCTACGCGGTGGGAGGAAATCCGGAAGTCGCGCGCCTTGCGGGTATCAACGTTCCGCTCGTGACGATTGGCGTCTACGTCGCAAGTTCAGTCCTTGCGGGGCTCGCAGGCATCGTACTCGCCGCCAGGCTGGATTCCGTCCAGCCGTCCAGCGGTCTGGGCTATGAATTGGACACCATCGCAGCAGTCGTCATCGGCGGGACTTCGCTTTCGGGGGGGGCGGGCGGTATCGGAGGAACACTGATCGGCGTTCTTATCATCGGCGTCCTTCGCAACGGGCTCAATCTTCTCAACGTCTCGCCGTTCCTGCAGCAAGTGATCATCGGCATCGTCATCGTGCTCGCGGTCGGCGCGGAGACTATTCGTCGGCGTCGCGCCTGACGAGCGGGGTCCGCCGCGTCGGCGGACCAGGAATTCCGCTCCAAGGGTTTGGGGCGGATCAATACCCCGAGGGGGAGGACATACCCGAGGGTTCCATCAAACAACGGAGGAAATACAATGAAAATAGCGCGCACCATGCTCGCGTCTGCTGCCCTGCTCGGTCTCATGCTCGGCCCAGTACACGCGGCGGAACTGAAGAAGCTCGGCTTGGCCGTTGCCAACCTTCAGGCAAACTTCTTCAACCAGATCAAACAATCCGTCGAAGCCGAAGCCAAGAAGCGCGGCATCGAAGTCATCACGGTCGACGCAAAGGGCGACGGGCCGACGCAGGTCAACCAGATCCAGGACCTCCTGACCCAGAAGATCGACGCGCTGATCTACATTCCGGCAGGTGCGGCGGCTGCGACCGTTCCGGTCAAGCTCGCCAAGAGCGCTGGTATTCCGGTCGTGAACGTTGACCGCAACGCCGAGGGAGCACCGGGCGATACCTTCCTTGCAACGGATTCCGTCGCGTCTGCCAAGGCCGTGTGCGACTACATTCTGAAGGAAGCCGGCGGCAAGGGGAAGATGGTCATCATCCACGGCCAGAAGGGCACAACGCCGGAAGTCGATCGTTCGAAGGGTTGCGCTGAATCTCTCAAGGCATATCCGGACGTCAAGGTTGTCGCCGAGCAGTTCTCGAACATCTGGAGCCAGGACGAAGGATTCCAGATCATGCAGAATATGCTGCAGGCAAATCCGGACGTTTCGATCGTGTTCGCCCAGGCCGACGGCCTTGCCCTTGGCGCCGCGCAGGCGATCAAGGTCGCCAATCCTTCCCAGAAGATCGTGGTTGGCGGCTTCGATGGTGACACCGCAGCTCTCGAAGCGCTCAGCAAGGGTGTCTTCAACGTAACGGCGACCCAGCAGACGCAGAAGATGGGCCGCGACGCGGTTGAAAACGCCGCCAAGCTTGTCGCCGGAGAAAAGGTGCCGCCGGTCCAGCTCCTGGATGCCACGCTGACAACCAAGGAAAACGTCGCAGGCTTCATCGCCAACCATCCGTAATGAAGTTGAGGTCTTGAGGAGGTGTGCCGTGACTGATCCAGTTCTTTCCCTGAGGGGCATATCCAAATGGTATGGGCCGCTCCAGGTTCTGAAGAATGTCAGCTTGGACGTTTATCCCGGCGAAGTGGTTGCACTTCTCGGTGAAAACGGCGCAGGCAAGTCAACGCTATCGGGCATTATCGCCGGGTCACGCACGCCGTCCGAAGGATCAATGACATGGCTGGGGCAGCCTTATGCCCCGGCCACCCCAAGGGAAGCGATCGACAAGGGCGTTGTCCTGATCCATCAGGAGCTGCAGCTTCTGCCGCAGCTGTCGATCGCGGAAAACGTCTTCATCGGACGTTGGCCGATGAAGAACGGCGTCGTCGACCGCGCCCAGATGGTTCGCCGGGCCCAGGACCAGCTCGCTCGCTTGAACCTTCACATCCCTGCAACGCGGACGGTCGCCGGCCTTTCCACGGCAAATCAGCAACTCATCGAGATCG from Rhizobium leguminosarum bv. trifolii WSM1325 encodes:
- a CDS encoding Transketolase domain protein (PFAM: Transketolase domain protein~KEGG: atc:AGR_C_3490 probable transketolase), producing the protein MNTTELERVAREIRLRDLRAVFEAGAGHIGGEMSVIDILTALYFRVLNVWPDQPTHPDRDRFVLSKGHTACALYVTLAKRGFIPEEEISTFLQPHSRLNGHPNCNKVPGVETNTGPLGHGLPVAIGMAKAAKLSGAKYHTYVVTGDGEMQEGSNWEAIMAAAQFKLDNLTLVIDHNRFQQGAALAETNDLAPLRPKLEAFDWEVTEINGNNMSEVVSALEHRVSRPHCIVAHTNKGHGISFMQDRVDWHHKVPSKEQYEIALAELSEAL
- a CDS encoding Transketolase domain protein (PFAM: Transketolase domain protein; Transketolase central region~KEGG: rec:RHECIAT_CH0002492 transketolase protein, C-terminal subunit); translation: MNAPINAPKLYDCRDAFATTLERLAAENETIVAVCNDSVGSSKLGGFKAKFGERLVNVGIAEQNMVGVAAGLANGGRLPFVCAAAPFLTGRSLEQIKADISYSNANVKLVGISSGMAYGELGPTHHSIEDFAWTRVLPNLPVIAPCDRIETAAAVEWAAAYNGPCFLRLSRVGVPDLLPEGHKFELGKANLLRQGSDVTLIANGTLTHRILKAAEILAERGINARVLNLATVRPIDEEAIIAAAKETGAIVTAEEHSIFGGLGSAVAEVVVDNAPVPMKRLGVPGVYAPTGSAEFLLDEFGMAPSAIADAAQSLIRRK
- a CDS encoding carbohydrate kinase FGGY (PFAM: carbohydrate kinase FGGY~KEGG: ret:RHE_CH02396 glycerol kinase protein); this translates as MRAILAIDQGTTNSKAVLVSEKGEIVGRGSAPVGITYPKPGWVEQDPHRLYASVCEAIDACLKATPDVAVEAVAISNQRESVTAWDAETGEALGPVVSWQCRRTAQDCERLIAEGHLDRVQALTGLPLDPMFPGSKFRWLLDRIPAGRSVRLGTVDSWLVHCLTGGRRHACDASNAARSQLFDLQEQRWSEELGEIFGVDIALLPEVLDSSADFGRTQGSPGVPDGTPIMAVVGDSHAALFSHGAFKPGDGKVTFGTGSSVMTTLPRFIPPRNGVTTTVAWRLNGKPTFAFEGNILVCAASLPWMAGILGLSDVAALVELAASAEPGGPGFVPAFVGLGAPYWNSDARALFSQINFNTTRAQMARSVTDSIAFQVHDVIAAMRAQSGGELGALYVDGGPSQNRFLMQCVSNLIEHPVIQCEAPEASALGAAYLAGLSLGLWSDLQVIAELPRSSHIIDPEPVDRAVLLNTWNDALARSTARETTANDE
- a CDS encoding periplasmic binding protein/LacI transcriptional regulator (PFAM: periplasmic binding protein/LacI transcriptional regulator~KEGG: rec:RHECIAT_CH0002495 ribose ABC transporter, substrate-binding protein); amino-acid sequence: MKIARTMLASAALLGLMLGPVHAAELKKLGLAVANLQANFFNQIKQSVEAEAKKRGIEVITVDAKGDGPTQVNQIQDLLTQKIDALIYIPAGAAAATVPVKLAKSAGIPVVNVDRNAEGAPGDTFLATDSVASAKAVCDYILKEAGGKGKMVIIHGQKGTTPEVDRSKGCAESLKAYPDVKVVAEQFSNIWSQDEGFQIMQNMLQANPDVSIVFAQADGLALGAAQAIKVANPSQKIVVGGFDGDTAALEALSKGVFNVTATQQTQKMGRDAVENAAKLVAGEKVPPVQLLDATLTTKENVAGFIANHP
- a CDS encoding inner-membrane translocator (PFAM: inner-membrane translocator~KEGG: rec:RHECIAT_CH0002494 ribose ABC transporter, permease protein) → MVALDINEHGLSSGAWLSKLKGATGPLVGLLLLCVFLSLSTDTFLSVRNGLNILDQITVLGIMAVGMTFVILIGGIDLSVGSALALAMMVMGWTANVAGLPLPVGIVFALVASGISGLIVGLLVTQFRVPAFIATLAMMSAARGVANMITDGQQIVGFPDWFMMLAIDRHFGVLTATVFLMLAVVLAAWLFLHFRSEGRMLYAVGGNPEVARLAGINVPLVTIGVYVASSVLAGLAGIVLAARLDSVQPSSGLGYELDTIAAVVIGGTSLSGGAGGIGGTLIGVLIIGVLRNGLNLLNVSPFLQQVIIGIVIVLAVGAETIRRRRA